A genomic window from Candidatus Pelagisphaera phototrophica includes:
- the dprA gene encoding DNA-processing protein DprA has product MTNNDAYWVLNGLQGIGPISLNQMLERFGGDPVRVLHADRAELSEVRGLTQRGVDAIVSWQSNFDLSREKERAAKLGVRFVDRESDRYPGILKEIHDPPIGLYVLGDYRFSRPSVAIVGSRRTTLYGQGVAREFGRELSGRGICVTSGMARGIDTYAHQGALDAEGGMTVAVMGCGIDIVYPPENIGLYRKIGEIGAVVSEFPLGRRADKQTFPMRNRLVSGMSQAVIVVESDETGGSLITARFAGEQGRLVCAVPGRIDQKTSRGCNRLIRDGALLLSSVDDLLTELEYETTLPYLNIAYSGERDCDVEELDEVELKLIKLFEGGEALDADRIAKQLQIATADIASTLMMLELKGYVAKRLDGSYEAVSRYS; this is encoded by the coding sequence TTGACGAATAACGATGCTTATTGGGTATTAAACGGTCTTCAAGGAATCGGACCGATATCGCTGAACCAAATGTTGGAGCGTTTTGGCGGTGACCCCGTCAGGGTGCTGCACGCAGACAGAGCGGAGTTGTCTGAAGTGAGAGGACTTACTCAAAGGGGAGTGGACGCTATTGTAAGTTGGCAATCGAATTTCGATCTATCCCGAGAAAAGGAGCGAGCAGCTAAACTGGGGGTGAGGTTTGTGGACCGAGAGAGTGATCGGTACCCCGGAATACTAAAAGAGATACACGATCCGCCTATAGGTCTCTACGTGCTGGGAGACTATAGGTTTTCCAGACCAAGTGTAGCCATAGTCGGCAGCAGGCGAACAACGCTCTATGGTCAAGGCGTCGCTCGAGAATTCGGACGCGAGCTTTCTGGTAGAGGTATCTGTGTGACTAGTGGAATGGCTCGTGGAATTGATACCTACGCTCATCAGGGGGCATTGGACGCAGAGGGAGGAATGACCGTAGCGGTCATGGGTTGCGGTATTGATATCGTGTATCCACCTGAAAACATCGGTTTGTACCGGAAGATTGGGGAGATTGGCGCAGTCGTTTCAGAATTTCCATTGGGCCGCCGGGCGGATAAACAGACCTTTCCGATGCGTAACCGGCTCGTCAGTGGCATGTCACAAGCGGTGATTGTTGTTGAGTCTGATGAAACTGGAGGATCGTTGATAACTGCACGGTTCGCAGGCGAGCAGGGGAGACTCGTCTGTGCGGTTCCGGGTAGAATTGACCAGAAGACGAGCCGAGGTTGCAATCGGTTGATTCGCGATGGAGCGCTTCTCCTGTCGAGCGTTGACGATCTGCTGACGGAACTTGAATACGAAACGACGCTCCCCTATCTGAATATCGCGTACTCTGGAGAACGGGACTGCGACGTTGAGGAGCTTGATGAAGTTGAGCTTAAGCTGATAAAGCTATTTGAGGGTGGGGAGGCTCTTGATGCTGATCGGATAGCGAAGCAGCTCCAGATTGCTACCGCAGATATTGCTTCGACGCTAATGATGTTGGAACTGAAGGGATATGTGGCCAAACGCCTTGATGGGTCCTATGAAGCTGTATCCAGATATAGCTAG
- a CDS encoding VC0807 family protein, giving the protein MTPTNAKRENLLLNIIFNIVAPSVTFSKLDDLLKKVGLEGILSPTQILVIAVSMPLAYGIYDYIVRRNVNLFSVLGFANVGLTGLIGVLALDGLWVAVKEASLPAIFGILVLASAKTEKPLIRTIFYNPDVIDVDKIDEIVTERNEESAFEKLFSLATLLFIVSSVFSVVMNFVLARILVTSSGGTELFNEQMGRMTWISYIVIVIPGMAISIVAMWKLYAGIMKLTGLKFEELMHPHHSKK; this is encoded by the coding sequence ATGACACCAACTAACGCCAAACGAGAAAACCTGCTTCTCAACATCATTTTCAATATTGTTGCACCGAGTGTGACATTCTCGAAATTGGATGACCTATTGAAAAAGGTCGGGCTAGAGGGCATATTGAGTCCGACCCAAATTCTAGTAATCGCCGTTTCAATGCCTCTGGCGTATGGAATCTACGACTACATCGTTAGAAGAAATGTCAATCTATTCTCAGTTCTCGGATTCGCAAACGTAGGACTCACAGGACTCATCGGAGTCCTTGCTCTTGATGGCCTTTGGGTCGCGGTAAAAGAAGCCAGTCTCCCAGCGATCTTTGGAATACTGGTTCTCGCAAGCGCGAAAACCGAAAAACCTCTCATTAGAACCATCTTCTACAATCCTGATGTGATCGACGTCGATAAGATCGACGAGATTGTAACCGAACGAAATGAGGAGTCTGCTTTTGAGAAGCTATTCTCTCTTGCTACCCTCCTCTTTATCGTTTCCTCAGTTTTTAGCGTGGTTATGAACTTCGTACTCGCCCGCATTTTAGTAACGAGTTCAGGAGGCACGGAGCTCTTTAACGAACAAATGGGCCGCATGACCTGGATTTCCTACATCGTTATAGTGATTCCAGGAATGGCGATTTCCATCGTCGCCATGTGGAAACTCTACGCCGGGATTATGAAGCTGACCGGGTTGAAGTTCGAGGAACTGATGCATCCTCATCATTCAAAAAAGTAG
- the hisB gene encoding imidazoleglycerol-phosphate dehydratase HisB, with the protein MAEERIASLERETNETQIKASLNIDGTGKAEIDTGVPFFDHMLTLFAAHGLFDLEVVAKGDVKVDYHHTVEDVGIVLGQLFKNAVGDKKGMHRYGFFILPMDECLGRVAIDLGNRPFLDYQVVAPTSYVRDFNIVLVKEFCRAFSNTLGANLHIKLEYGEEPHHIAECIFKCMARAVDMASSIDSRLEGLLPSTKGML; encoded by the coding sequence ATGGCTGAAGAACGAATAGCATCGCTGGAACGCGAAACCAATGAGACACAGATAAAGGCATCTCTCAATATTGATGGTACCGGTAAGGCTGAGATCGATACAGGAGTGCCCTTCTTCGACCATATGCTGACATTGTTTGCAGCTCATGGGTTATTCGATCTAGAAGTTGTCGCGAAAGGAGATGTAAAAGTAGACTATCACCACACGGTTGAAGACGTTGGAATCGTGCTGGGGCAGCTTTTTAAGAACGCGGTTGGAGACAAAAAAGGCATGCATCGCTATGGTTTCTTTATTCTTCCAATGGATGAGTGCTTAGGAAGAGTGGCGATCGATCTCGGCAATCGTCCCTTTCTTGATTATCAAGTGGTTGCTCCAACATCCTATGTGAGGGACTTTAATATTGTTCTCGTAAAGGAGTTTTGTCGGGCTTTTTCAAATACATTGGGAGCGAATCTGCATATTAAACTCGAGTATGGAGAAGAGCCGCATCACATAGCGGAGTGTATCTTCAAATGCATGGCGAGGGCAGTCGATATGGCTAGTTCAATCGACAGTCGTCTCGAAGGACTTCTTCCGTCTACCAAAGGAATGCTTTGA
- a CDS encoding citrate synthase, translated as MSKPAVLTLDDKEYVFPTIKGVENEKAVDFRTLRSATGYISYDEGYGNTGSCQSEITYIDGEVGILRYRGIPIEQLADKSSFLESSYMLLYGDLPTQFELDQFTTRVRKGAAVSPMMCDALKGFPRDAPPMGMLGSMLGAMSCYNASMATNDRAVDLEHFDEAAAAAIAQTATAAALGYRVTKGLEGNQPDPSLSFGDNFLHLMFSEEGRPYKAIPEVSRALDLMLLLHADHEQNCSTSTVRMVASGGANLFASVAAGCGALWGPAHGGANMAVIKMLEEIRATGDDGSKFIEEAKSGKSGKRLMGFGHRVYKNFDPRAKIIGKACEELLNKLGIDDPCLDIARHLEQAALADDYFISRNLYPNVDFYSGIVLRALGIPSDMFTVMFAIGRMPGWVANWREIAMNPKMKINRPRQIYQGPALRDYVAMEDRG; from the coding sequence ATGAGCAAACCGGCAGTCCTAACATTGGACGACAAAGAATACGTTTTCCCAACCATCAAAGGTGTTGAGAATGAAAAGGCAGTTGATTTTCGGACGCTTCGTTCAGCGACTGGCTACATTTCCTACGACGAGGGCTATGGAAATACGGGATCTTGCCAGAGCGAAATCACCTACATCGATGGAGAAGTAGGAATTCTTCGCTATCGTGGTATCCCCATCGAACAACTTGCTGACAAGTCGAGCTTCCTAGAGTCCTCATATATGCTCCTGTACGGAGATTTGCCGACTCAATTCGAGCTGGATCAGTTTACAACTAGAGTTCGAAAGGGAGCTGCTGTATCGCCAATGATGTGCGACGCATTGAAAGGCTTTCCTCGCGATGCCCCGCCAATGGGGATGTTGGGATCGATGCTAGGAGCTATGAGCTGCTACAATGCGAGCATGGCTACCAACGACCGAGCCGTGGATCTTGAGCATTTCGACGAGGCGGCAGCTGCAGCGATCGCCCAAACGGCGACAGCGGCTGCTCTTGGGTACCGTGTGACTAAAGGACTTGAGGGAAACCAGCCTGATCCCTCGCTTTCGTTTGGGGACAATTTCTTGCACCTAATGTTTTCCGAAGAAGGAAGGCCGTATAAAGCAATTCCCGAGGTGAGTCGGGCACTTGATCTCATGCTGCTGCTCCATGCAGACCATGAGCAGAATTGCAGCACCTCAACGGTACGCATGGTGGCCTCGGGCGGAGCTAATTTATTTGCCTCTGTTGCTGCGGGGTGCGGAGCGCTTTGGGGACCGGCCCACGGTGGAGCGAACATGGCAGTGATTAAGATGCTAGAAGAGATTCGAGCTACGGGAGATGACGGTTCGAAATTTATCGAAGAGGCAAAGAGTGGTAAGAGTGGAAAGCGGTTGATGGGCTTTGGGCACCGTGTTTACAAGAACTTCGATCCACGAGCAAAGATTATCGGCAAAGCCTGTGAGGAGCTCTTGAACAAGCTGGGAATTGATGATCCTTGTTTAGATATTGCACGTCATTTGGAGCAGGCCGCTTTGGCTGACGATTATTTCATTTCCCGCAATCTGTATCCGAATGTGGACTTTTACAGTGGTATTGTTTTGCGGGCTTTGGGTATTCCATCGGATATGTTCACGGTGATGTTTGCCATCGGCCGTATGCCAGGCTGGGTGGCGAATTGGCGAGAAATCGCAATGAACCCGAAAATGAAAATCAATCGCCCTCGACAAATTTATCAGGGACCTGCGTTGCGTGACTACGTGGCGATGGAAGATAGAGGATAG
- the hisC gene encoding histidinol-phosphate transaminase has product MSDQILVSEYVLPHIKKLHAYTPGFQPKEDGWVKINTNENPYPPSPSVEAAIRDALGDSLRLYPDPRSSELRSEIANLHGLDACNVIVGNGSDDLLNLLTRAFSTIERKVGYTFPSYSLYPVLCGIQNSSTIEIPFGRDMDLPLLELLGCDAGILFFTSPNAPTGVGFSNESIRKLLERFRGIVVVDEAYADFAKENAVELVEAFSNLVITRTLSKSYALAGLRVGYALASAEIIEALDRVRDSYNVNQLSQAGALAAIQDQSYMKAIVGKVARTRDYYFDELNSLGWFTYESEANMLFTEPVNGEGEKGPSVALNLLEFLKSEKILVRYFPGHALTASFLRISIGEEGQMLKLSETIEQWLKNE; this is encoded by the coding sequence ATGAGTGATCAAATTCTAGTTTCAGAGTATGTGCTGCCCCACATAAAGAAATTGCATGCCTACACGCCGGGCTTTCAACCAAAAGAGGATGGCTGGGTTAAGATAAACACGAACGAAAACCCCTATCCGCCGAGCCCAAGCGTTGAAGCGGCGATTCGGGACGCTTTAGGGGATTCGCTACGTCTCTATCCAGATCCCCGAAGCTCGGAGCTGCGTTCAGAAATAGCGAATCTGCATGGTTTGGATGCCTGCAATGTGATCGTTGGAAATGGCTCGGACGATTTGTTGAATTTGCTGACACGCGCTTTTTCGACGATCGAGAGAAAGGTAGGTTATACCTTCCCCAGCTACTCACTGTATCCCGTTCTTTGCGGGATTCAAAATTCAAGTACTATCGAAATCCCGTTTGGTCGTGATATGGACCTGCCATTGTTAGAGCTTTTAGGGTGCGACGCTGGAATACTTTTTTTCACGTCGCCCAATGCCCCCACTGGAGTAGGTTTCTCAAATGAGTCGATCAGAAAACTGCTAGAGAGATTCAGAGGCATCGTCGTGGTGGACGAGGCATATGCCGACTTTGCTAAGGAAAATGCAGTCGAATTAGTCGAAGCATTCTCGAATCTGGTGATCACCAGAACGCTTTCCAAATCGTATGCTTTGGCGGGCTTAAGGGTGGGCTACGCACTGGCGAGTGCGGAGATTATCGAGGCTTTGGACCGCGTGCGAGATAGCTACAATGTTAATCAATTGTCACAAGCCGGGGCATTAGCGGCGATTCAGGATCAGAGCTACATGAAGGCGATTGTGGGGAAAGTGGCTCGCACGCGGGACTATTATTTTGACGAACTCAATTCGCTCGGATGGTTTACCTATGAATCTGAGGCGAATATGCTGTTTACCGAACCGGTCAATGGAGAGGGAGAAAAAGGGCCGTCGGTTGCTCTAAACTTGCTCGAGTTCTTGAAATCCGAGAAAATATTGGTTCGGTATTTCCCTGGACACGCCTTGACTGCCAGTTTTTTAAGAATCAGTATTGGAGAAGAGGGTCAAATGCTCAAATTAAGCGAAACGATAGAACAATGGCTGAAGAACGAATAG
- a CDS encoding NAD(P)H-hydrate dehydratase yields MRAEYFENSDPVLSCKEAGEYENSILDSDEKIWDAMAEVGRKLGQGILTEYGFTRYSKKSLSVLGLIGKGHNGGDALLGIDEMARAGSVGIVTLLLACPESTLKPNTARSLEQLKNRFPEDRLAIFESDDDVSSDWHSEIEKWQAGEPFDICLDGLIGMQFRPPTKGPTRKVIEFANKLKDIRLRVAVDLPSGLGDEADDLCFKADVTFATGILKSPLLKGGKGGSIGSIRYLDIGLFNDPIESKNRVLNDSTLNLMRRRRPVHVDKRFYGHLFILAGSREMPGALLMSIRTALLSGVGLVTVCAPAGIVPGLAPLVPEAMWVSWPESPSGGLSSKGLGYIRTIQSNASAILVGPGMGNDPETVNLLGELLKRWTGSIVIDADALQRRVLYWVQGVCIVTPHLGEFKRILGLEGNISDVNSKLQEFAQEHSVIVALKGAMTRIGDGERLYLNTTGNSVLARGGSGDLLAGLAAGILAQSPQNALSAACRAVYWHGKAADLLASRKGQVAVRTTDMLEYLGEALCVEEERIDE; encoded by the coding sequence ATGAGGGCAGAATATTTCGAAAATTCGGACCCGGTCCTTAGCTGCAAAGAAGCGGGGGAATATGAGAACTCCATCTTGGATTCAGACGAGAAGATTTGGGATGCAATGGCTGAAGTAGGCCGTAAACTGGGCCAAGGGATTCTGACAGAGTATGGTTTTACTCGATACAGTAAGAAATCACTGTCCGTTCTTGGTCTGATTGGCAAAGGCCATAATGGAGGAGACGCTCTCTTGGGGATTGATGAAATGGCCAGAGCTGGATCGGTGGGGATAGTGACGCTTCTCTTAGCATGTCCAGAGAGTACCCTGAAACCAAATACGGCCCGCTCTTTAGAGCAATTGAAGAATCGTTTTCCAGAAGACCGATTGGCGATTTTTGAAAGTGATGATGACGTAAGCAGCGATTGGCATAGCGAAATCGAAAAGTGGCAGGCCGGCGAGCCGTTTGATATATGTCTCGATGGACTCATTGGCATGCAGTTTCGTCCGCCGACGAAAGGCCCTACTCGAAAAGTAATCGAATTTGCAAACAAGCTTAAGGATATTCGACTCAGGGTCGCGGTCGATCTTCCTAGCGGGTTGGGTGATGAAGCAGATGACCTTTGTTTTAAGGCAGACGTTACCTTTGCGACGGGTATTCTGAAGAGCCCTTTGCTGAAAGGAGGGAAAGGCGGTTCGATTGGTAGTATACGATATTTGGATATAGGTCTTTTCAACGACCCGATAGAGTCAAAAAATCGGGTATTGAATGACTCTACTCTGAATCTGATGCGAAGACGGCGTCCAGTTCATGTCGATAAACGATTCTACGGTCATCTCTTTATCCTAGCTGGATCGAGAGAAATGCCGGGAGCGCTTCTTATGAGCATTCGAACAGCATTGCTTAGTGGAGTGGGTCTGGTTACTGTTTGTGCACCGGCGGGTATTGTTCCCGGGTTGGCTCCATTGGTTCCAGAGGCAATGTGGGTGTCTTGGCCAGAATCCCCATCTGGTGGACTTTCCTCCAAAGGGCTCGGTTATATCAGGACAATTCAGTCAAACGCCAGCGCAATCCTAGTGGGTCCCGGAATGGGGAATGATCCAGAGACAGTCAACCTGCTTGGCGAACTACTTAAACGATGGACCGGATCCATTGTTATCGATGCGGATGCCCTACAGCGAAGGGTCTTATACTGGGTCCAGGGTGTTTGTATCGTTACTCCCCATTTGGGAGAGTTTAAACGAATCCTTGGTTTGGAAGGAAATATTTCCGATGTGAACAGCAAGCTGCAGGAGTTTGCACAAGAGCATTCTGTAATTGTCGCCCTTAAGGGAGCCATGACTCGAATTGGCGACGGCGAGCGCCTGTATTTGAATACAACTGGAAATTCTGTCCTTGCGAGAGGGGGGAGTGGAGATCTGCTGGCTGGCCTCGCTGCCGGTATTTTAGCTCAGTCTCCACAGAATGCGTTGAGCGCTGCTTGCAGAGCGGTTTACTGGCACGGAAAGGCAGCTGATTTGTTGGCAAGTCGAAAAGGTCAGGTTGCCGTTCGGACGACAGATATGCTGGAGTATTTGGGTGAAGCCTTGTGTGTGGAGGAAGAGAGGATTGACGAATAA
- the hisH gene encoding imidazole glycerol phosphate synthase subunit HisH, whose translation MSARIAIINYGMGNLRSVENALLKVGASPKIVTKPSEVTDVEGLVLPGVGALEDCVDGLRASNFDDFIAGWIQEDRPFMGVCLGLQALFDVSEERHVKGLGIFPGKVVRFVSQPGFKIPHMGWNTAKLEQNDSPFWKSLDSEKDRFYFVHSYYAVPEDSELVLTTTDYDGVFTSSIARANTLACQFHPEKSQAKGLQIYSNFASICNQDDSFAS comes from the coding sequence ATGAGTGCCAGAATCGCAATTATCAATTATGGAATGGGGAACCTGAGGAGTGTGGAGAATGCCCTTCTAAAGGTGGGGGCCTCTCCGAAGATCGTCACTAAGCCTTCCGAAGTTACCGATGTCGAAGGATTGGTGCTTCCTGGAGTGGGGGCCCTCGAAGATTGCGTCGACGGGTTGCGAGCATCGAATTTTGACGATTTCATTGCGGGATGGATACAGGAAGATCGGCCCTTCATGGGAGTATGTCTGGGGCTGCAAGCGTTGTTTGATGTGTCAGAAGAGCGGCATGTGAAAGGGCTGGGAATATTTCCAGGAAAGGTCGTCCGTTTTGTTTCACAGCCTGGGTTCAAGATTCCCCATATGGGTTGGAATACTGCCAAGCTCGAGCAAAATGACTCTCCCTTCTGGAAGAGTTTAGACAGCGAGAAGGACCGCTTTTACTTTGTGCATAGCTATTACGCAGTACCAGAGGATTCTGAACTGGTACTAACGACCACGGATTACGACGGCGTTTTTACGAGCTCGATCGCCCGCGCGAATACTTTAGCCTGCCAGTTTCACCCAGAGAAGAGTCAGGCAAAAGGGCTCCAGATATACTCCAATTTCGCCTCGATTTGTAATCAGGACGACTCCTTTGCCTCTTAA
- the acpS gene encoding holo-ACP synthase gives MTLDFRLPPAGPLLGLGVDIVDVERIKGMRKRQGDRFLQRVYIPTELDYCMKMKYPDQHLAARFAAKEAVSKAFTTGIGEYFDWKSIGVAMGERRQPEIELDEKARRFMLSMGGTRISISLTHTEKTAIAIAGLIG, from the coding sequence ATGACTCTTGATTTCCGGTTGCCTCCTGCCGGCCCGCTTCTGGGCCTTGGTGTCGATATTGTCGATGTAGAGCGAATCAAAGGCATGCGAAAACGCCAAGGTGACCGGTTCTTGCAAAGAGTCTACATACCAACGGAATTGGATTATTGTATGAAAATGAAGTACCCAGACCAACATCTGGCGGCTAGATTTGCGGCGAAAGAAGCGGTTTCGAAGGCATTCACGACTGGAATTGGTGAATATTTCGATTGGAAGTCTATCGGAGTCGCGATGGGTGAAAGAAGACAGCCTGAGATTGAACTGGATGAAAAAGCGCGACGTTTTATGCTCTCAATGGGTGGAACTCGGATATCCATCAGCCTCACTCATACCGAAAAAACGGCAATCGCGATAGCCGGACTGATAGGGTAG
- a CDS encoding pyridoxine 5'-phosphate synthase, whose amino-acid sequence MSNANILLGVNIDHAATVREARYRGLGQEFGPIVEPDLIEIALFSEKAGADGITVHPREDGRHVQRSDVLKIREVISTRLNMEMAATDEMMAFALEVRPDSICVVPESREEVTTEGGLDVAGNFERVKAIVSTAASAGIVTSLFIDPDSDQIAASADSGASHIELHTGAYANAYYLDNRADEFDRLLVGAKQGLDLKLTVNAGHGINYNNIKEVRTIPNLHELNIGHSIVSRALFCGISDAVREMKSLING is encoded by the coding sequence ATGTCTAACGCAAACATTCTTCTAGGCGTCAATATCGATCATGCTGCTACGGTTCGCGAAGCCCGCTATCGGGGTCTGGGACAGGAATTTGGCCCCATTGTCGAACCGGACCTAATTGAGATCGCTCTGTTCTCAGAAAAGGCGGGAGCCGATGGGATTACTGTGCATCCGAGAGAAGATGGGCGTCACGTTCAACGGAGTGATGTTCTCAAGATCCGCGAAGTGATTTCGACTCGCCTAAATATGGAGATGGCGGCGACAGACGAGATGATGGCTTTCGCCTTGGAAGTCCGCCCCGACTCGATCTGTGTTGTTCCTGAAAGCCGTGAAGAAGTGACCACCGAGGGGGGCTTGGATGTGGCGGGTAATTTTGAAAGAGTGAAGGCAATTGTAAGCACCGCAGCCTCTGCCGGCATAGTAACGAGTCTGTTTATCGACCCTGATTCGGATCAGATCGCTGCGTCCGCGGATTCGGGGGCTTCACATATCGAGTTGCACACAGGGGCGTATGCGAATGCTTACTATCTCGATAACAGGGCCGATGAATTCGATCGACTACTCGTTGGAGCCAAGCAAGGGCTTGATTTGAAGCTAACGGTGAATGCGGGGCATGGAATTAATTACAACAATATCAAGGAGGTTAGGACGATTCCCAACCTCCATGAGTTAAACATCGGTCACAGCATAGTTAGTCGGGCACTGTTTTGCGGAATTTCTGATGCCGTCCGAGAGATGAAATCCTTGATTAATGGCTAG